Part of the Aneurinibacillus sp. REN35 genome, GAACTGATTACATCCATGCAGGTTGTAAAGACCCTGCTCGATCAATATGACTCCGTAATTGTAAAGCCGATGCGCAATTCACTTGGAATCGGAGTCATGAAGATTACCTCCAACGATCGACTGCATCGTGTAGAAGGACGGGATTTCAAAAACAAAATCTTTCACCGGGTTTTCCCTAACCGCAATGCCCTTCTCTTATGGCTTCGCAATCAATTTACCGCAAAAATGATTGCCCAGCCTTATCTTACACTTCATACTCCTGAAGGTGTTCCTTTTGATATACGGGTGCTCGTACAAAAAAACGGAAAAGGCGAATGGAAGGAAACCGGTCGGGCCATTCGGGCGGGCGTGCCTGAAGGACTTACATCCAACCTATGCGGAGGCGGAAAAGCACATGAATGCGATGCGTTCCTGCGCCAGCATTTTAGTGAGGAACAGCTTGTCGTTATCTACCAAGACATGGATACGATCATTAAGGAGCTTCCAGCTTTTCTTGAACACAGACACGGACGCCTCGTTGAACTTGGAATTGACATTGGAATTGATCGTGAGGGAAAGGTGTGGCTCATTGAGGTGAATTCCAAGCCAGGGCGCGCATCATTCCGTCGAATTGAAGGCGGCAAATATTATCGTGATGTACGGCTCAATCCTCTTCGCTATGCACACTATCTGGCAAAACATATAGGAGATGGACGGCAAGGGTCGGTGACAATATGAGCAAACTTGCGACCGGATGGGTGTCGATCCATCCATTGCAGCATACATGGCGGCTCCATCTCTCTGGAAAAAACACACCACGTGCGCTGCGAACCCGAAAGAAATTAGCCCTGCAATTCGGAACCTGGAAGAAAACGCTGCTTGTCACACATAAGCGGCCTGAGCCTAATGTTATTAGAGCGAAAGTACGCATTCGCAGGCAAAAGAACCGCTTATCGATCGGTCCTTTCATCGGTATCCTTACCGTAGCAGGCGGTGGACTCTTCCGGGGAGTACAGAGCAATTTCATTGATATTATTGAAGCGGGCCGGAAATGGGGCGCATTTGTCTATGTTGTACCCATTGAGAATATCAACTGGCAATCACGTACCGTACAGGGCTATCTCTTCCACAAAAAAGAAAAGAGATGGATTAAGGAACATCTCCCTCTGCCGCATGTTCTATACAATCGCATTCCCAATCGAGCCTACGAGGAAAAGGAGCATGTGAAGGCGGCTCTTGAGCAGCTAAGCGAGCTACGTGACATACGATTATACAATCCACAATTCTTCAACAAACAAAAGCTGTATGCCACACTGCAAAAAGACGCCGACGTAGCGCCGTATCTTCCACAGACCATAACGCTCACAGCAAAAAACGCGCTCTACGAGATGTTGGCAGCCTATCCATTCGTATATGTTAAGCCGGTTCAAGGCATGGCAGGCCAAGGCATTTATCGCATTCAAAAAAGAGCCGAGGGCGGATTTCTTTTAAAATATCAACAGCAGCAAAAGACGATAAGCAAGTCATTTTCTTCAAAAGAAGATATCTGGAAATATATCTCTCCCCGTCTCACACAGCCCTACATCGTACAGCAGGGAATCGATCTGGCGACCTTTGAGAACAAGCTTTTTGATATTCGCCTTCTGGCACAAAAAAACGGGCATGGCGTATGGGACGTAACCGGAATAGGAATCCGGCTAGCCGGTTCCGGTAAAATCACAACACATGTACCATGGGGCGGCTCCGTTCAAGCACCGGAAGACATCCTAATGACCGCATTTCCCCATATCTCACATGAGTTTATGCTTGCATCCGTACGTCACATGGCTCTCAGCATTGCCCGATCCCTAGAAAAAGAATGGCCTACGCTTGGAGAGGTATCGATGGATATCGGAATCGATAAACATGCTAAGATCTGGTTTATCGAGGCCAATGCCAAACCAGGCAAATTCGACGAGCCTCATATCCGCAGGCTGTCCCTTCAACGCATTGTAGAATACGCTCAGCACCAAGCAAATTTTAGCGAGCTCGGAGAGAAGCGGTATGCACGTCCATGAACTTTCTCCAACTATCTTTGGACGTACGCGCGACAAATTCATTCGTTTTGCTCATCATCATGGCAGCCGCCGCATTACAGGGCAGGCAATCCGTTGGCTGCGCGAAGTACCTGAAGATATGTTTATGCAGCAAGGAAATATTATCCTTGCTGCTATTCAAAATAAAAAACTGCTCGGACTTCTCGCCGTCTGCGAGTACGGTATAACAGAATCCTTTCTCATTGTTCACAAAGATGCACGACGTAATGGAGTCGGCAGCTTGTTAACGGCAGAAGGGATCAAGAGAATGGGCAAACTATATGTACGTGTAGCGGCCGACAATGAACCCAGCCTGAAGACTTGTTTTGCCGTTGGCATGGTGGCCTTCGCCTGTTTTCGCGGCGTTACCGATAAACCGACACTCTGGCTTGCAGCGGGAGATTGGAGCAGAGAAGATGTGGGGAGCATATGACTATAGATCAACCGCTTATCGGTGTACTTACACACCGCAACAAGGACTTTATTGCCGGGAAAAATTATCTTACCCGCCTGGCCATCGTTGCCGCAGCCTATCACTGTCAGCTTGTTGCCTACTCTCCGATAGATATAGATGAATCACTCGGTATCGTCAGAGGTTTTTCCTATAACATAAAAGAAAAAATATGGAGAAGAACAAAAACACGCTTACCCGATATCGTATACGATCGCTTTAGCAATATGACACCGGATATATTTAAAAAATATGCCGCGTACCGCAGCGCAAGCCGTCTTACTTACTTAAACAATCGGTTTGCACATAAATGGAATGCGCACCGTTTCTTCCATCGAAATCCAGAGCTTGTACCCTATCTGCCCGATACAGCTCTTATGCAATCAGGTGCGTTGCAACGAATGACTCGCAAACATCCCACTCTCTACATGAAACCTGTCAACGGCTCCGGCGGAAAAGGAATTATGCGTATTCGCCGTACCGGAAACACATTTGAGATGATCGGTCGAGACCGCAGCGGATGCATTATCCGCAATAAGATCGGGAGTCTATCCGCAGCGGAACGCTTCCTAACTTTATGGTGCCAAAAACAAGGGCGTACATTCATCATTCAGCAGGGACTTGATCTTACCCTCCTCCCTGGAAGTATTTGCGACAGCCGGATTCTCGTACAAAAGGATGAAGAAGAGAAGTGGAATGTGACAGGAATGGTTGGCAAGAAATCACCAGAGGCCTTTGTCACATCCAATCTGCAAAGCGGAGGACATGCGATTCCGCTTGAAGAATTACTGGCCTGTCACTTTTCTGCCCATAATACGGAAGAAATTATGAAAGAGATCAAGAATGTTAGTCTTTTGCTGCCCCGGTATATCGAATCAAAGTTCGGTCACTTCATAGAATTTGGTATTGATATTGGGATTGATACAAAAGGCCGTATTTGGATTATTGAGGTGAATACCAAGCCAAACCGGGAACTATTCCGACTCTCTGGTCAAGAGAAGGTATATCTCAGCGCAATCGAAATGCCTATACGTGTTGCCGCCTCTCGTTTGAATGCGATAAAAAAATGATAAGATACTCCTGCATAAATAGCCTTTGTTCTCTGCTTAAGAGAACAAAGGCTTTATATCTTTTGTCACTGATATACATAATGCGGATGGCTTTCCATTTATCACATAATGTTTGGTCTCTATATTTACGTTACCGTATAGACAGCACCAAAAAACAGGCCAAATCCGGACTTCATACGAAACCGGAACGGGGGAACCAGGCATTCTAGGGGTGAAATCACGCACAACGCGTGGTCGGGGAACCTTTCAACCGAACCCGTCAGCTAACCTCGTCGGCTAGAAGAGAGGGAGAAACGAGATGAAAAAAAGAAATAAAGCGTTTACAACCGGAGTGCTTGCAGCAAGCATGTTATTGGGCGGATTGGCTTTTGAACCGGGACAAGCTGAAGCAGCCACTGCGAGCGCGCAGTTTGGACAAACCATCAGCGTAGCAACTGCTGATCGTGTCATCGACAATATTATCAGCACCGGAAAAAGCCTAGAAGGTGTGGCACAATACAGCCATAACTATGTTCCGGGAAAATATATGGATTGCTCACAATTTATGTACTATATCTTCCAAAAGAACAGCATTGATATTCACACGCGTGATGATGATCGCCAAGTAAACCTTGGAAGCTATGTTCCAAAAAGCCAAATCAAAAAAGGGGATCTTATCTTCTATAGCACAAAGGCAGACAAATGGGATATTACACATGTAAGCATGTACATCGGAGACGGTAAAGTTCTTCATATGGCCAATACAAAATCTGATGTCACAATCAGCAATTTGAATAGCTCTTGGCATCAAGATAACTATGTAACGGCACGCCGTATCATTAAATAAGCATCATAAAATAAAAGCGAGGCTGACCCATAAAAAATGGGAAGGCCCCGCTTTATTCAGGTTGCATGTGCATACCGTTGAAAATATCCAATGATGTCTTCTATATTCTCTGTAAGCGTCCAGCCTTTTTGTATCAGGATGTTTCTATGTTCACGATGAAAGGGCTCCGCTTCATCACGAATCGTTCGCTGCCAATCGGATAGCTTTTTGCGTTCTTCTGTAGAAAGACGCTCTTCAATTGCACTGCAAATAAACGAACGACAAATGCTTGTTTTATATTGCGGTGCAAGTCCGCATCCTTTTCCATCGACAAAAAACTGACAAACCGCATATGCCAGACGCTCATCCACCGCTCTATACATTGTGCGCGGAGACTGTCTTAATTGGTCATACCGCTGCGCAGGAGATTTACTCTCCCCTTCTGCTTGCTTATAGAACAGCGGATGGATTGTAGCACCTGCGACGATCTCATACGCGTGTACCACATTCATTGGGTTTTCGTATATTTGTTTCAGGAAAAAATCAGTGGCATCTGCCGCAATCATCTTATAGATCTCAAATAAGGTAAATACAGGCTCATATGCACAGCAGCCAATATGGAGCAGCTCCGGTGAACGCCGCTGAAAATGCGGCTCCGGACAAGCCCGACATACACCCGAAAGCAGTTGCTTGCTTTTCTCATCCCACCATAAAGTATTCTCTTCCATATTCTCATCCTTACTTACTATACTTTCCTAACGGTGTCTTCTTTCTCTTATACTTTATCGTACAAAACCTTCATTGAAAATAATACTTTACAAACAAACTATCAATCCTGTATTCTAATGGGGTTACTTTATTACGGAAAAGCGGACAAGCAGTTATGCAATAAATTTTTTTTGGAGGGAATCGAACGTGCGCGAAGAAACTTCACATCATTTTTTTACCAAAGCCGAAGCATTCGTTACAACGATTATACTGCTTAGCATTATCGGCTTATTTATTATTAAGCTAGAAGCGCCGCCCCATGTTCCGCTTCTACTCTGTACGCTTCTGCTCATCCTCATCGGCTTCCTGAAGAAAGCTTCATGGAAAGAGATGGAGCAGGGAATCATCGACGGCGTGCGACCCGGCCTTATTCCTATTTTTATTTTTCTTCTAATCGGAGCGCTCATCGGTGTCTGGATGGTGAGCGGCACCGTCCCAACAATGATGATGTACGGCTTTACTATTTTATCGGCTGATTACTTTTTGCCTGCTGCGCTTCTGATTGCGGCAATTGTCGGCACTTGTATCGGCAGCTCGCTTACGACAGCAGCTACGATTGGTGTAGCACTTATGGGGATGGGGAGTGTGATGGGGATCAGTCCAGCGCTTGTAGCAGGTGCTGTTATCTCCGGTGCTTTTTTCGGTGATAAAATGTCTCCGTTATCTGATACGACGAACCTGGCTCCGACCATTGCACGCATTGATCTATTTACACATATTCGCCATATGACATGGACAACTGTGCCAGCGCTTGTCATTTCTTTGCTTATCTTCTTCTTTATTGGCAGCGGGCAGACGGCGCCCCAGTCTGCCGCCCAAGTAGAGAGCCTGCGACAAGCTCTGCAAGCGCATAGCGTGATCCATCCGGCTGCACTGATTCCGCCGCTCCTGCTTCTTGTGCTTGCCTTGCGGCGTATTCCCGCTATTCCTACATTAATGGCAGGCATCCTATCGGGAATTGTGATTGCTTTCTGGCTGTATCCGGGAATGACAGCAGGACAGATGGCAGCCATTCTGCAGAACGGATTCGTCTCCAAGTCAGGCATAGAGGCGGTCGACTCGCTGCTTACACGCGGCGGCATGCAGAGCATGATGTTCTCTGTTTCGCTCATTTTCTTATCGCTAAGCATGGGCGGCTTGCTATACCGCCTGGGCATTATCAATAGATTAATGGAGATGATTCACAGTTTCATCGAAACTCGTGGACGGCTGATCGCTTCCACCGCTCTCTCCTCCATCGGCATAAATGTACTGCTTGGAGAACAGTATCTATCCATTATTCTGCCTGGAAATGCCTTCGTGCAACAGTATGAGAAGCTTGGACTGGCGCGCAAGAATCTATCACGTGTGCTCGAAGATGCCGGCACAGTCGTCAATCCGCTTGTACCGTGGAGCGTATGCGGTGTATTCCTTACCGGAGTACTTGGGGTCTCTACGATGGAATATCTTCCGTTCGCCTTCTTCTGCCTGCTCTCTCCATTGCTGACCCTGGTGCTCGGTTTTACCGGCATCGGTGTACCGAAAGAACAAGAAGTTCATGTGAAATAACTCATCTTCCGCGTGTAGAGAAACCGATGGTTTTTCTACACGCCTTTTATATCCTGGCAATTTTCTTATTGTGGCTTCAAGCGAATGATCTTATCGTCTCCCGGGCGCTCCTGCCCTCGGCCATCCCGATTATTCGTCAGTATATAGAGCGAACCGTCAGCCCCTTCGACAATGTCACGAATACGACCATATCGGTCCGGAAAAAGCGCATGCAAAGAAACAATTGTAGGCTGCTTCTCCTCTCCCATATCCGCCTTCCATACTTGTTGACCGCGCAGATTGGCCGCAAGCAGTTGATTCTTCCAGGGGCCTTGACTGATAAAGCTTAAGCCAGATGGCGCCCACGTATCTTCTCCGCTATGCATAAGCGGCGGCTCCATTCCTTCCTGACGCTCATCGCCTTCAATGACCGGCCACCCGTAATTCGCCCCTGCTTTGATTATATTTAATTCATCATGTGCAGATTGACCATGTTCTACACTGTACATCTGTCCCGTTTGCGGATGCCATGCTAAGCCCTGGGGATTTCGATGACCATAGCTATAGACGGGAGATGCCGGGTCAGGATTGTCCTGTGGAATAGTCCCGTCCGAGCGAATACGAAGGATCTTTCCTGCCAGATCTTCTCGTTGCTGCGACCGCTCCCGATCAAGCGCATCACCTGTTGTAATATAGAGCATACCATCAGGTCCGAAGCGGAGCCGCCCCCCATTGTGATTCCCATTTCCTGGAATATGGTCAAGCAGGACTTTATCAATCTTGGCACGGTTGTTTCTCTCTACAAGCCGAAGCACTCGGTTCTTAATCTGACCATTTTGTTCATATGAATGGTACACATACAGATAATGATTCTCTGCAAACTTCGGATCAAGAGCAAGTCCTAGCAATCCGCCTTCCCCCTGCTCTACAAACGGCGGCGGAAGGGATAGCACCGGCTCTGTAAGCAGCACTCCCTCTCGTATCACGCGCAGCGTTCCCGGACGTTCCGTAAAAAACATCCTTCCATCCGGTGCAAGCGCCAGCGCCCACGGCACTTGGAGCCCTTCGATAAACACCTCCGGACGATAAGGAATATCCGCTGCCGCAAGTGGTACGGCCTTTTGTACAAGTGGGCGTTCGGCAGGCTGGGAATGTTCCGCTTCCTTTTGTGGAGGTGAAGCGGGAGCTCCCTCTTTGTCCGGCGAGCAGCCAGCAGCACCTCCGACCACACTCAGGCACAGCACCCCTGCAATCAACAGTCGTCCCGCATACCGTTTCATTTCTCTTCCCCTTCCGTCTTTTCTTACTTCAGCGTCACAAGAAAAGCTTCCAAGCGGGTCAAACCTTCTTCTAGAATGTCCATCGCATACGCGTAAGAGATACGAATATATCCTTCACCATACGAGGAGAATGCATCACCCGGCACCACCGCCACACGCTGCTCCTCAAGCAGACGCGAAGCAAAAGCAAAAGAAGAGAGGCCAAATTGTGAGATGGAGGGAAGGATATAGAAGGCACCATCCGGCTTAATAACATCAAGCCCCATGGCAGTAAGGCGCTCATATACGTATGTACGGCGCCGATCATACTCTCCTTTCATCGCTTCCGCATCGTCTATCCCTTCCGTTACCGCTTCAAGTGCCGCATATTGGCTAATCGAGCTTGCACACGTAGCATTATACTGATGAACCTTCACCATCTGTTCCGTTATGTATGCAGGAGCAAACGTAAAACCAATCCGCCATCCGGTCATAGAATGTGATTTTGATAATCCGTTAATCACGATGGTCTTATCCCGCATAAAAGGCAGTGCCGCAATAGAGCGGTGTTCCCCTTCATAAATAAGTTCGCTGTAAATCTCATCGGAAATAACAAAAATTTCTTTGTCCGCAAGCAGCGATGCAATCTCTTTCACTTCATTCTGACCAAGCGTACATCCGGTTGGATTGGATGGATACGGAAGGATGACACAGCGGGTCTTTGCGGTGATTTTTTCTTCGATCAGAGCGGCTGTCATCTTAAATCCGGTATGTCGGGTGTCTACATATACAGGTACCGCACCACACAGCCGAATAATCGGCTCATACCCCGGATAGACAGGTCCCGGCAGAATCACTTCACTTCCTTCTTCTAGAATGGTGCGAAGCGCAATATCGATCGCTTCGCTCGCCCCATTCGTTACGATAATCTCTGCGGCTGCATCGTAGCGCAGGCCGTACTTCTTCTCCATAAATGTACTAACAGCCTCCCGCAACTGCGGCAAACCAGCATTTGGAGTATATGTTGTGTGATTCTGTTCAATCGCTCGTTTGCCCGCCTCTTTAATATGCTCCGGCGTAGCAAAGTCCGGCTGTCCAATCGTTAGTGAAATCGCGTCATCATACTGCTGGACGAGATTAAAGAATCTGCGGATGCCGGAAATTTGAATGTCGCGTACCCTTGTATTAAGTAAATGCTGCATATGTCTCGTTCTTCCTTTCTCCTTATAAAACATGGCCTCTTTTTGTAAAGTATAGCACGATTTTTACAGAAGAATGGCCGCTATTGGACTTTTGCAGAAACAACTCCTTTCATTGATAGCAGCTTCTCGACAATATCTTGATGATTGTAGCCCGGCGGAAACGAAACGAGAACAAATGTCGTAACCCCTTGTTCGGTTTCATCCATAGAAATATCTTTAATTGTAATACCCGTCTCTTCCAAAAGTGCGGTAACACGAGTCAGCATCTGTTGCTCAGGCAATGCAACATAGGAGAGCTGGTATAATGACTTATTCATATGTTTTTTTAAAGGCGGCAGTCCAACCATACATAGAACAACGACAATAACGGTGACGATGGAGACAAAATATTGACCTCCACCAATCGCAAAGCCGATAATCATCGCAAGCAGCAGCATAGCCGCTGTAGAATACCCGCTAATGGTAAACTTATCGCTGCGGAATACGATGCCCGCCGCCAGAAAACCGCCGATTCCGCCGCCTACTTGCGCCGCTAACCGAGCAGGATCAAATCGCACATTGTCACGGTCAATAAATTCATCAAAACCATACAATGATAGCCACATGAGCAGACACCCGGACACGGCAACAAGAATATGCGTCTTTAATCCCGCGAATTTATTTTTTCGCTCGCGTTCCCATCCAAGCAATCCGCCTAGTACTACAGCAAGCAGCAAGCGAAACAAAAAGACGAGATTCCGCCCCCAGTTTATATTCAGGTCAACTTCCATCTCTTTGCCTCCTATACACAGGTATACACAGCAAACGATTTGCTACCTTGCTCTTACCACCTGCGCTCGCTTTTGAGCAATCATGCAAGCATTCCCTCCGTCTTTAGCTGTTCAAGTACCTTTATATCCGTAGGAAATGCGAGTACAGGCAACGTATCATATGAAAAAAATGCCACATCCATCAAATCATCCGCCGCCGCAAGTATACCGCCCTCCTCTTCTGCAAGAAACCATATTCCTACCGTGTGCTGATGCGGATTATGAAAATTGGAATGCACCGCATAGACACGCTGCACAGCAATGGTAAGTCCTGTTTCTTCGTAGAATTCGCGCCGCAACGCATCATGCACATCCTCATCCCACTCTACATAGCCACAGGGAATGCACCACTGACCTTCATAGCTGCCCTGGCGTTGTCCCAGAAGGATCTTGCCATCCCTCATGATAATAGCGGCAACTCCTACAGCGGGATTTTGGTAGAAGATATAGCCGCAGACCGTACAATACGGCTTGCTTGTTTCCTTTTTTTCATTTAATGCAAGCGCTCCCCCACATTTGGGACAATGATGATATCGCATATTTTTCTCCTTTTTCATGTAGTATACCTGATTCCCCAATTTCAGACGCATACTGTGTTATATAAAGAAAAAGGTGACGATACCCGCTTTCCTTGTCGGAAAACGCAGGCATCCGTCACCTCTTGCTTCATTACATTACTACACCATTTTATTTGTCAGCGTACCCAATTTTTCAATCTCAACCGTCACTTCATCTCCGGCTTTCAGCCACTCTCTTTTTTCTTCCGGCAGCCCCATAATCACGCCCTCCGGTGTCCCTGTTAAAATTACATCTCCTGGATACAGCGTCATATGCTCGGAAATATAGCTAATAATCTCATCACAGCGGAAAATCATATCGGACGTGTTCGAATTCTGGCGCACGTCTCCATTCACAATGGTTTTCACCTGCAATTGATTCGGATCTCCCACCTCATCTGCTGTTACAAGGTACGGGCCAATCGGGCTGAAATCATCGCATGTTTTGCCAAGCAGCCACTGGGAGCTTTTAAATTGCAAATCACGGGCCGACAAATCATTCGCATTACAATAACCATACACATACGAAAGTGCGTCTTCGCGCTTTACGTTCTTTGCTTCTTTGCCAATGACAATGGCTAACTCCACCTCATAATCAACCTGCGTTGATTTCTCCGGTAGTTTTACATTCTGTCCATGTCCTGTAAGCGTGTTGCTGAATTTGCTGAACAGAAGCGGAGCTTCTGGCGGCGCCATGTTCGATTCTTCGGCATGCTTCTTATAGTTCAGACCGACACAAATAATTTTTGAAGGTTCCGGTACGCACGGACCGAATCTAAGCGACTCTTCGCTCACAAAACAATCGCTGCCGTTTTGCAGTGCTTCATCGACCAATTGTTCTAGTGCGCACTTTCCACTTGCCCCCTGTTCAATCAATGTTTTTACTGAGACAGGAACATTGTCCGCTTTTGCTTGGGCAAGTGCAGCTTCCACATCAAGAATGCCCTTTTGCGTTTTTACCCCTAGGCCCCATTTTCCTTCTTTCTCGAAAACTACTGTAATCATGGTGCGCCTCCTACTATACGTAATGTAAATATACTAGTTTTGTCGTCGTTCCCTGCTGCCTATGCTTTAACAAACACCGTTTTAATAGAGGTAAAAAACTCTATTGCAGCCTGACCCTGCTCACGGGAATGCGAGCTGGATTGCTTCATCCCTCCGAACGGAGCCTGTAATTCAACCCCTGCTGTTTCGGCATTAATCCGCACAAGCCCAGCCTCCATTTCGTTAATAAAAGCAAGCATGCTGCCAATATTCGTTGTATAAATAGAAGCACTTAGTCCGAATTCCACATCATTTGCCAGCTGGAGCGCTTCTTCGATTGTCTGCACCTTAATTAATGCCAGAACCGGACCAAAGATTTCTTCCTGTGCAATAATCATATCATTTGTGACATCTTCAAACACTGTCGGCTGCACATAAAAACCATGCTCGGCATCATTTTCCGTATATCTTTCACCGCCCCAGAGCAGCGCAGCCCCCTCCTGCTTCCCTTTTTCGATATAGGAAAGGACGGTATTCAGTTGATTTTCACTCGCGCAAGGTCCCATCCAGGTTTCCCCAAGCATTCCGTTGCCGACCTTTATCTCTTTTACTTTGGCTACCAGCTTTTCTTTGAATGCATCATAGACTTCAGCCTCAACGAACACGCGGCTTGTTGCGGTGCATTTCTGCCCCGTAGAACGCAGGCCGCCGCTAATGGTTCCTTCTACCGCGAGATCAAGATCGGCGTCTTTTGCAATAATGACAGGGTTTTTTCCTCCCATCTCAAGCTGATACTTCGCGCCACGGGCAAGCGCTCCCTGGCCAACTCTTTTTCCGACAGCATTGGAGCCGGTAAATGTAATGCCATTAATGTCCGGATGTTCAATTATTCCCTCACCGATAACAGAGCCTTTACCGGTTACCATATTTACAACACCTGCTGGAATCCCGGCTTCATTCATGCATTCAATAATTTTAGCAGCCGTAACCGCTGCCTCCTGTGCCGGTTTAAGAACAACCGCATTTCCATAGATCAGGGCGGGTGCCATTTTCCAGACTGGAATCGCTACCGGAAAGTTCCATGGAGAGATCACACCGACAACACCGAGCGGTACGCGTGTTGTAAACATGAGCGCTTCGCTGTCTGTAGAAGGAATCACATCGCCAACCTTTCGCATCCCTTCCCCCGCATAGTAACGAAGAATGGCAATGCCGCGAGCCGTTTCTCCTTTTGCCTCAGGAAATGTTTTTCCCATTTCTTTCGTCATCGTTTCTGCAATTTCGTCAAGGCGGCTTTCCATAACATTCGCTACTTTATAAAGGTAATCCCCCCGTGCCGCACCGGAAAGCTTACGCCATGCCACCTGGGCTTTTTTTGCAGCGGCAACAGCCGCATCCAGATCTTCACGTGCTGAGCTCTGTACATAGCCGACAATTTCATTTTTGTTGGCCGGGTTGATACTTGCGTCCACCTTGTTTGTAGACGCTGACTTCCATTCACCGTTTATATAATTTAAATACGTTTTTGTCTCTACCTGTGCAGTCATTTCATCCATCTCCTTTTTACTATTGTTTTTTCACTCCCTGTCCGCCTGGTTAGAAGGTAGGGCCGATACGCCAAATGCCAAAATCGTGCTGCTTTAATATTTCTGATTTCGTCAGTTTTCCTGAGCTTACCAGAGCAATTTCATCAAAGATACGTTGTCCTACGGATTGTATCGTTTCCTTGCCATCTATGATGGTTCCGGCATTGATATCCATGTTATCCTGCATACTCTCAAACATCGGTGTATTGGTTGAAATCTTAATCACAGGGGCAATCGGTGATCCGGTTGGCGTGCCGCGGCCGCTCGTAAACAGCACCACCTGAGCCCCGCCCGCTACCATGCCGGTTAATTGTTCGATGTCATGACCCGGCGTATCCATCCATACCAGCCCTTTTTGCTGCGGTGCTTGTGCGTAATCAATCAGCTCCTGAAGCGGGCTGCTGCCTGACTTATTGGCGGCGCCAAGCGATTTTTCTTCTAGGGAGCTTAATCCCCCCTTAATATTACCGGGGCTTGGATTCCCTGTTCGGATGTCGACGCCCATCATAATCGCACGGCTTTCCATCTGCTCAATGACCTCGTATACACGGCGGGCAACCTTTTCATTAACCGCTCGTTTGGCCAGAAGGTGTTCGGCTCCGATGAGTTCTGTCGTTTCTGCCAGAATCGCCGTTCCCCCTGCCTTGACAACCAGATCGCTTACCACACCAACAGCAGGATTGGCAGACAAACCGGAACACGCATCCGATCCCCCGCATTCCGTTCCAATAATTAATTCGCTAAAATCAAAAGGTTCGCGCAACTGTGCCGATGCATCCTGTACCATTTTTGCCGCTACCTTTGCTCCTTGGGCGATGGTCATAAGCGTCCCGCCGT contains:
- the gucD gene encoding alpha-ketoglutaric semialdehyde dehydrogenase GucD; its protein translation is MTAQVETKTYLNYINGEWKSASTNKVDASINPANKNEIVGYVQSSAREDLDAAVAAAKKAQVAWRKLSGAARGDYLYKVANVMESRLDEIAETMTKEMGKTFPEAKGETARGIAILRYYAGEGMRKVGDVIPSTDSEALMFTTRVPLGVVGVISPWNFPVAIPVWKMAPALIYGNAVVLKPAQEAAVTAAKIIECMNEAGIPAGVVNMVTGKGSVIGEGIIEHPDINGITFTGSNAVGKRVGQGALARGAKYQLEMGGKNPVIIAKDADLDLAVEGTISGGLRSTGQKCTATSRVFVEAEVYDAFKEKLVAKVKEIKVGNGMLGETWMGPCASENQLNTVLSYIEKGKQEGAALLWGGERYTENDAEHGFYVQPTVFEDVTNDMIIAQEEIFGPVLALIKVQTIEEALQLANDVEFGLSASIYTTNIGSMLAFINEMEAGLVRINAETAGVELQAPFGGMKQSSSHSREQGQAAIEFFTSIKTVFVKA
- a CDS encoding UxaA family hydrolase, with protein sequence MFWGYRRPDGKIGVRNHVLILPTITCATQAAHQITQLVQGTVSFIHQHGCAQVGVDYDQTFRTYVGMGLNPNVYGVVVLGLGCETHQARSVAEEIAKSGKPVEVVSIQDNGGTLMTIAQGAKVAAKMVQDASAQLREPFDFSELIIGTECGGSDACSGLSANPAVGVVSDLVVKAGGTAILAETTELIGAEHLLAKRAVNEKVARRVYEVIEQMESRAIMMGVDIRTGNPSPGNIKGGLSSLEEKSLGAANKSGSSPLQELIDYAQAPQQKGLVWMDTPGHDIEQLTGMVAGGAQVVLFTSGRGTPTGSPIAPVIKISTNTPMFESMQDNMDINAGTIIDGKETIQSVGQRIFDEIALVSSGKLTKSEILKQHDFGIWRIGPTF